The segment ctttgcaggtgttttgagttaattagctgattaaagtgtggaaaaatcctttctttgtattggtcttaagtaatattctaattttctgagatactgaattttgggttttcattagttgtcagttataatcatcaaaatggaaagaaataaacacttcaCATATATCAGTCTGTCacattatacaagtttcaccTCATAAATAGAATTAGTTAACTACATCAACATATTCTAgttatatgaccagcacctgtactgctttatttaaacactgtatGAGAATACACACTTctgtttcacacaaaaaaatcatcatTTGCTGGttataaaactttattgatAATAGTTATTGCATAGAGACAGCAGCTTTTTCAAGTATCACACAagtttaacacaaacatttattcagTCAGTCTTCACACCTTTACAGTTTTGGCAGATAAGCTATGTGCAGAGGACTTAATATATGATGTCTAAAAATAGTGCAAAGATAACTGTAATTTTGAAGTAACATCTTATGTTTATGGTATGGTTAACAAGTGAAACATTCAAACcccaaatgtttaaaatgcatgGCAACTTTATAAAGAGTAACACATTTTCAATTCAGGATTTTACATATAGTTTTCCAGCTTTCTGAAGATATTTGACATTGGTGGGTCGCCTGACTAAATTAGGTAAGTAtttagtaaatgtaatgttgGATAATAAACAATGGGATTGTCCAGGAAAAGGTTCTACTGCTAGAAAAGTAACTGTTATCAGTGTCATCACTGTTAAGTGAGACATCACCTTTtttatgacacaaaaaaaaaaaaactagaggCTGCCACAGAGTCCAGCTGCCTACACCAGCATGTCTATAGATTGATTGCTCCAAGTAGCCATGTTTTAGTGTAAAATTGATGTCTAATATTTGTTcagtagaaaagaaaagtcattatttaaatgttttcaaatgcagatacatgtattttacatttggccacattcttttatttcttcaaaatatattttgttttgtataagACAATAATTTGGTCAATACAAATCAATATCTGCCAGCAATTGTggagtactgtgtgtgtattcaaaGCCTTATATTCTGCCACAAAGCTACACAGGTGTCCAGCaactataaaaaacacatcagggaAATACACTTACCCTAacttttaacacaaacacacactgcagtttcTCTTGACCCAACACTGCACACAGTACGGCTGCTGTAAATACTGATTACACCAAAAACGCCACTGAAAATAGTTCTTGCACCATTTCCTTCTTTTAGAATAATGGTTGTTAAAAAATGACCAGCTATTACAAGAAATTATTCAGCCTTTTAAAAACCAACGATGTCTTCGCTAGAAACCAATGGGCTGGGACCCATAGACTAAATAAAGAAGTCATATAGTGCTGGAGGACTGGGAATCTTCAACGACATAGTGCTGAGAGActgttgaattattttcttGACATTTGTTAACTTTTCCTTGGGAAGTTtcttagaaaaaaacaaagcagctttttaggcacttaaacacacaaacaatggaTTCTTCATCAGTAATGAATATCTTACACAGATACAAACTAACATGAACAGTGTTCATTAAAAGACACAGTAGATACAGATAAGCCAACTACTGATACATTAGTACCAATTCATATAACAACCAATGCAATTACAGTAGGaaatagcagcagcagtggtaaGGTGCCATTCTCAATGTTTCATTCACGGAAAGTCTAAGGCATCAACTTCAGTAAGCCGGTAAGTAAAATAGATTCTTGTACATTTGTAACATTGTGCAGCCCAAGTATAAGATTGAGCTGATTATCACACTAAATCAAGTGATTATTTCATGTCAAGAGTCTTTATAACCTACCATTTAAAGGTTTGGGCTCACTTAGAAATGTCCATGATGTGGACATTATTCATATTATGGCTATTAAAGCTGCATAAGTGTACAGAGGACCATCATCAGTAAGATGTATGTTTGGTAGTGGTCGAACATTATGGGTTTTTCAATGACAAATGACGATCTTTAGAGCGCAGAGAAGGCGATAGCcaatatgttgtatttttttctctttttgcatcAGATACAATACAATTCATGAATTACATATGAGACACACATATGCTGATCTTAAATGAGCATTtagtgattttttaaatttcaaaataaaaaaaagtatggTAAACATGGCTGACCTACACTCCGTACAGTCCTTGAACGCCCCACTagcactgctgcagctcataatgataatgatgctgctctactgctctaccaactgagctaccTGCTGCCCCAATACTACATGGTTTAAAACTTATAAGAAGACAAAGGTAAATATCtgatatatttgtgtgtgtcagggagCTGCCATTAAAATGTGAGTCTTCTTGATTTTCTCAGAGATGCAGGAGGTTTCTTATTCTGAGAATTTCTGCTTGTTCAACAGATGTTTTGAAACTATTTTACTTTCTAAGTGACCCAAAACATTTGAACGgtagtttgtgtgtgacttAACAAAGCACCATGATCCAACATGGCAGCTATAAAGAGCCTTTCGGCATCTTTTCAGTCGTTGTTCCTAACAGAGTGAGTATCGTCTGGTCATGATGTTCAGTCTCTGCTCTTCTCACATCATTTCTGTTGTAAAAAAACTATTATGCCCAGTGTGTAAAGAGCTTTTGCCGTCTGCTACACGTCTGTACCGCTGGTGCTGGAGTTGCAGGTCTAACACACTCATAACACATTAGATATAACAAGGATATAATGAGAACATGACTGTTTCGGTCAGCTTGTTCTGCAACCTTTCTGCCGCCTCGTGGCCAAGCTTTTTAAAGAGTGTTTTAAGCAATGTAGGCAAAGACACAGCAACTAGCGCGCAGTAATACTGCCTGTAGCCTTCGCGTCCAACTTCTACTCTACACAATAAAGTAACTGTGTGAAGCTCATCATGTGGCGTCATTGTGCTCACTGACTTTTAGTGTGTGCGGAGCTAATAAATATTACTATGTGCTATCACTGATTGGAGGAGAGTCTGATGAGCCTGCTTGGTTGCTGGCCAGGTCGTCCTGATTAGAGCGCCTCCCAGAGGCCAGTTTCCAAAGCCCAGCAAGTAGGAAGACAACAGAAATTAATGAAAAGTAACCGCCATAGATGAGGAACTGTGGGGAGAAAACAAGATAAAATCAGTAACTTGTGCACTTTGTGATTAAcacaggtaaaaagaaaaaacatattttgatttAGCTGattagaaatacagtgtagatgTTGTAAATGGCTGTTTTCTTTGATGGAATACCTACATAGTTGTACAGAAGaccatcatcagcaaacacgATAATGTATGTTTAGTTACAACTATAGCTGGAGGGTACTTCACTGACCTGAGTGAAGACATCAAGACCCAGGCCTGCTGagtccaccaccaccacagtgAGCAGAGTCCACAGCAGTAGAGCCACAAAAGTGTTGACTCCAAACACCAAAGCGTACCGCTGCATGTTGAGATTGGCTGCAATCTGATATCTGATGAGTCAGAGGGCAGAGCATAGGGAACATGTTGAGGACAGTTTAGAAATACTTGAGTGTAGTGGTTAAGAAAGAtgagatacacacacagccaacCACCTCAACTAGGGGCAATAAACAGAGAGACAACACGAGAACCCCTCGTGATCCTGCTATTGTTTGAGCGGAGTTTATTTTTGCTGGAGTGGTGATTCAGCTCTGTGTTCCCACGCTTCAGAGCGGAACGTATTCAAAACTCGTGCTTCTTATTTTGCATCTCACATTTCAAAGGTTTGGTTTATTGCAGCCCCAAGGTGTTTACACATTATGGTCAGTGGTTGCTGCAATCTCCACTGCAGTTACACAAGtttcccttttctgtctttcaaatTTCTCCTTGTctacaaaactgaaaaactattttcataaaacaaatgatttgcATATACaactaatttaaaacatttttcagagtctctgttatttaaaaaaaataaaacaaataataataataataataataataataataataataatgagtaCTTttttgatccccttggggaaattgtgtttggacagctgccaaaTAGTACATGTTGGCGCTATTatggggtttcggtgtcttgtcctTTGACTCCTCAGCAAGTAggcaggaggaaccaggaatcaaaccactcaccctggggttcgtagacaactgctctactgcctgagctactgccgccccaaaAACTTTCTGTCAGAAGTTGGATTCGAACCCACACCTCCAGGGGAGACTGCGACCTGAACACAGTGCCTTAGACCGCTCAGCCATCCTGACTGATTTACACTACTGTGCAACATCTACTGAAACAGAAAGCTAAATGTCTTCATACTTACGTGGCCACAGTGATGAGCAGCATGTAGGTGGTTCTGAAGAGGATGTACGAGCTGTAACATAGCCAGATGTCCCTCAGTATGTCcatgacaaatacacacacagccataagcagagagaggacacagaggacCAGCTCCCCCCACACAGTCCAGCGCACAGGCAGGTAGCCCACCAGCAGAGCTGCCAGAGCCCCTGTGAACcagcagagcagctgtcagAAATACTGTTCATTCATACAAACCTTAAGATACATCAGTATAGAAGACCTGCTGGCTGGTATGGAGCACATTTTACCATCAAAAAACTAAACCCAAAACATACAAATCTGATCGAGTCTCACCCAGCAATGTGGAAAGTGTCTCTACGTAACCGTTGTAGATTTCATAGTCCTGGGAAGGACGAACTTTCTCCCATAGAGCCTGAGCGTAGTTGATAATCTGGAAGTAGCCACAGGTGGCCAGAGCCCACCACAGCGACCAGGCCAGCAGGGGGCGACATCTGTAGCACTGCTTGAAGTCATCAAACAGTATCCGCAACACCTCCGCAAGACCACCGCTGCCACTTTCTGTCTCAGGCGACCTGGATGTCTGTATGTAAGATACAGCCATGTGACTCAGTGTGTTTCTTCATGTAAATAAAGTGATTCAAACATTAACAGAACATATCAAATTCCATATGAACACAGCAGCTTGTCACTCACTGTAGAAATATCGTGGCTGTTCAGAGGAAGTTTGCTCTGTGGATCATCGGCTTTCTCCATGAGAGAGGTGCTGCTATTGCGCCTCTCCTCCACTGCTCCTTGACGTCTGTGGAAGAACAAGCTCCTCTTGGGCATGGGTAGAAACCATGGAGCGACAAAGGCCACGGCGGCCGAGGCCAGAGTGATGATAACGAGGTAGAGCAGCTGAACTTTGGCTacggagagcagcagctgaccGGTCAGAGATCCAGCAGCCGATCCAAAAAGAGTGATGCTGCGGCAGTAACCCGTCACTCTCTGGTAGTGTGCTGGATCCACCACACTGTAGATGTAGGAGTAGTAGGCAACCTCAGAGGCTGTGGCCAGCCCAAAGAAAAACTCCAGAAGCTGCATGGCCAGCATTCCCTTTGccttcagcaacattatgtagGTAACTACCAAGCTAGTGGCCTGCAGAACCAACACAGGCTTATAACAGAGGTAGTCAGTGGCCAGGAAGATGGGGAACAGCAACGCCAGATAGGAGTATGTCCATACTGGATAGATTTCATTGACAACCTGCAGATAACAGAGAAAGACTTAGAGATTTACAGTTCACTTCGATAGTTTGATATTAGCACAGCACTTTGTGTAACAAACCTCTAcacttcagtttttgttttgcattcatgtttttatggttgaGGGCTTTCGAAACACGTGATctacaatgtgcctaaaaaattCACAACATGGACGACTGGATATTCTGCACCTGTTGTAACAGCTTTGACTTACAAGGAGATCTTGTTGAGATAGTCTAAAACCTGTTTTTGACCCAGCTTTTCCAAGACTTTAGATGCCGAACAGATGATGGATAAAAGGCAGACTCCAGTTAGTGTGATCTAGCATCTCCCTTTGAAAGATTTTCCTAGACCTTAACCTTGTGGAGGTAATTAATTCAGGATTAACCAGAAATTCCACAGGATCTAACCCTTTTTTCAAGAGAGATTAGTCTGTATTAAATCTGGACTGATCTACACAAAATAGGACAGAGACATTTAAACACATCCTGTCCTTTTATTATGAGCAAGCAATCCTAAAGCAAGCTCATCTGTGATTTTGAAGGTGTCACTGCTGGAATAGTAATATAAAATGTGGATTTGGGACTTGTTCAACTAAAAATTGGATTTGAGTTCCCACATTGTATTAAGCGTATTAATGAGCCTCTGCACCACCAACTGCATGTAAACCATTGAGcttccatttcattttcaagtgAATAATGTGCATCAGCAGATACCAGGTACAGTATAATGGATAAGTAATCGTGTTTTAGGTGTTAGAGTTGTTCAGCTAGAAACATAGATATACAGGGGATAGAGGGAAGGGGTATACCATTGATATACAGTTATACATTCACTAGAGTAGAACCACAAGAAGCTGAAAGTCAGTGAAATCCTTTAAGACAGAGCTTCGAGGGAACAAATCTTTGGCAACAACATCCTACTTCCGTGATGGACGGAAAACTGTGACAACTGCCAAAACGTGGGCAAAACTTTGGCAAAAACATCCCAACTTTCTGGACGGATGTGTAACTATAACAACTACCAAAACTTTGGCAAAACTGGCAAAACTTAGCAAAAACATCCAACAACATTTTGGTATCCATATGAGAACTGCTATGTCATTTTGACTTGATGTCACCAGCCATTCATTTCTAACTCCCATAAAGGGACTTTCACAAACACTGAGATCCTCCAGAACAGAGTTCACATTAATTCAAGGAAGATGAAACTACAGAACTTAAACAGACTCCAACACACTCCTGATGTGCAAGTTGTGCTCCAATGTGCAACTTTTGGGAATCAAGCTGAAGGTTTTAATCAGCTGCTGATCAGCTTATAATTCACGCTCAGGATCAGTTTACTAATTTCTGTGTTCACACATTAAGGCCACATTTTGAGGTTATGCAGGTTAGAAAAATAGCCACTATATGCTTCATGTcttattttacagaaataaaataaatacattaaaccaCCCGAAACAACGACCTCTGGAGCCAATTCAGTAAGTAAAGTCTTCACATTTATAGCTCAGAATGAgaaactaactttttttttattacattagctctaagagcagccagaaaacaTTAGTTTGGCAAACACATCCTGGAGGGTCACCAAACATGATGACTCAATGTGTCCTGTCTGTGTCATGACTTGTTATTTCATTGGTGttaaaaaacattgtaaaaataataattcccTGTTCATGGACAGACTTGAGTTTCCTCCCCTGACCTTGagcttctctgattggttagaaggacGAGCCTCGCTCAAAAACCTTAAACAGGGATATCAGCGCTGCTGGGTGAGTCTGGGTCACAGCGACCTCTCCTCATGAAGATGAGTGTTGGAGCGCATGTTTACAAGCATGAGCACAAAATGAGGATGAACTGTGGCTTTAAGCAGCACAGCTACAGGTGCTTCAGTCTCATTCAGAGAAAGGCAGTGTTTAAAATGTCGCTTTTCAAATGAGGATTCAGTTCTTTCCAcgtctgttgttttttaaaatctcctgttaattaattaattgtggCTCATGCTGGACACGGTCAACCGATGACGTCAAAAGGTAAGACACATGCAGCCTTTAGCGTTTAGCCTGTTAAGCTAACTCACCTGTGTCTCCGTCAGGTTCTTGTCCGGTCCCATGAGGTAGGCGGTGAGGAAAGGCTCCGAGGGACGCAGGCTGGAGAAGAAGCCGTAAGCGCACAGCAGGAGAGTCGGGTAAAGTACAGACATGTTGGACCACTGGAGAACATTACACGACCTCTGCCAAAACCATCTGACGACATCCTGCCTCCTTCCCTCGTGGTGGTGAcgtcaaaaaataaaagaccaaTGGCCAGCCTCCTGGTGCACTACCGCCACCCGACCGCAACCAGCGGTAGTGCAGCTGCCGCTCTCGCAGCTTCAGAACTTGTGTGAAAATTGTTGGTTTTTAAAGATTTCTTCATGATCGCAGTAATTTGAAGACAGATGTCAGTACTTCCAATAGTGCGAGGTACAAAGAACCTGGTAATAGTTAATTCGGCGTCGTTTTAACACTTAAAAAACAGATGTAAACGataacaggaaacagtaaatcTTTATGGCCTATATGTGTTTACGTTAGGGCAGATTAATCACGCCAAATTAAACATTAAGAGTTAAGATATGAGTTAAGTGCTCAGCATGTATACTGAGGCACACTGGGCAATGCAAAATAAGCCTCGTTAATAGTCTATATTTGCCAACACTTTGGAAAAGCTAAGTAAGCCGAATTAGCTATTAACAAATgctatttgctttgttttattgcaaGTGCAGACATTTTTCACCCAAACATCTAAAAAACCTGATGATTCTTAAGTAAATTCTGAAGGGTTCACTCGCTGAAACATTGTGGCTCATTCTATAATTTAGGGTACATTTCATGTCAACCAAAAAGTGAGTAAATCAGTATTTTTTTACACTAGATGATTTTGTAATAGACCACCTTAATGTGCTAAAttagataatagataataaGAGATCGGCATCTGTGGCATAGATCCTTGCTTTCAGTTCTCCCACCACCCCCTCCCAAGGcctaataaataaatccacaaagacCATTCTGTTCATAACATTTGGGAATCTCTTTATTGATAAATGTGCATTACTTTAAAAATTTCAACTGTTAACACTGAGAGAGTTACATCAGGAGACAAGACCAACGGAGACTGAAGAACAGTGAGAATTACTGAagctttgtttagtttagtaagTGCTGTCTGAAACATGAAACTGTAATAAGCCAAGTATggtttagaaacaaaaaagtCCAGCATACGGACACCGGATGGTTTGTGAcaataaaattatttgtttaGCGAAGGTGCTGCAAACTTGATATCAGAGGCAACCTTCACATAGTTCAGACACACAAAGTCGAGATAAATCACAATGACAAAATCTGTCTTACGGctatgaggaaaataaaaaatccagagttgaaataaaacaaacaaacaaacaaacaaacaaacaaacaaacacagcatatAAGCCAACCGCAGGGCTGGGCCGTCGACACATTCAGAGAATTAGATTTTAAGACAACTGGCGCAGAGAGCTGATAGGTGGAAGCAACAATAGTCACTGCGGCAAAGCATGGGAACAATATTGATAATAGTCAATAGGCTTCTATAAATGTTGCCGTCAGTACAATAGTTCCAAGATGTTTTAGAAAGTAAAGTCAATAGGCATCAGCATCCACAGATCTTAAAAGACAATGACAAGAGATAGCACAGAATAAATCCTCAAGACCCACTGTTCACTGGCTGCTCAGCAAAAGCCACATATTTCCCTTAGGAGCTGGTGCAGAACCAACCCAGAGCTAAAAAGAAGAATGAATATTGGACTTACATTCATCAGGTGGACACAGACAAAATTATGCTAATATCAATATCATGTTGAGTTTCCAGGCATGTTTTCCAGAGCCCATCTAATTCTTACTAACTCCACAGGTTTAGACACAGACAATCTGGGttaattcattttcacatttgaaacaGTGAACACTGTGTGGAATGGGGTGAGTTCATTGAAATCCTCTTAGCAAGAACTTTGTGAAAGTCCACCACATTGTGGTCACAACGATAAAGCTGTAGAGAAACATCAGAGGCGCAGTCCAACCTTTTGGGATGAAGCCTTGTCTGCAGTCTTCTTTAGAGAGAACTGTTTCATCCTTGTGCCTAGTACACAGAGACAGGTAGCTCATAATGATTGGAAGTAGGGTGAAGCTATCAAACAGCTTTGTCAAAAGGGAAAAGAACAACTTAAAGGATAGAGCTAGTCAATTTTtctaaatttgtttttgtcaactaatattttcattgttgttcaaaaactgttaaaaacacatcagtgaacCCTGCTACTACCTGATCTGTTCTACACATGTGCAATAAAGCAAGTTACAGCTGTGTTTTAGTTGGTATATTACAACATGTTGGCAGAGTTTTTTTAGTTGTTCCTAATTTTTGGGCTGTAAACTacattcaaaaaataaaaccttgacTTTAAGTTCATCTTGTCAACAggttttaaaagcaaatattttagGTTGATCTGACTAGATGAACTTAAAATATTTGTTCTCAACTCAATAATTAAATTTTGTGAAAGCTGTGGACaagataattaaattaaataatactCGCTTGTACACTCTGAAATTAATTTCTACACAAAAGTGACTAGTAAAAAACaatgtcttttttaaacattagGAGCTCTTAAACAAAAAGTAATCCCATTTATCttgacacagaaacatgtcacCCATTGGAGCGGGTTGTTTCACTGATtagtttttaacagttttcagTGTAGCTCTAATGCCCAAACAGACAAGCTAACTCAGGCTCTCGATTCAGAGTTGTTGCCAGGCTAGCAGCACTAATCACATCTGTCTCTGTACTCGGCACACACAGATGAGATTGATAACGGTCTTCTGACAAGGTGTCTTTGACAgctgtttcccaaaatgtcagaCTGCTTCTTTAACAGACGGTTTTGTCACATACCATGAATATTCCCTGTATCCTGCACCCATGCAAAGTGTCTCAGTAACACGCACGCACAAATCACAAACCAGTTGTAGTCAGAGCTGACCAGATATAATCTGCGACCTTTCCCCATGTGCAGATGTTGCATTAGCAGAGGCAGCCGGATACTAATGAAGCTACATGGTGAAGTGTCTTGTGTAGTCATATTCTATTGTGGGGATGACAGCCTGGACAAACTTGAGGAAAATCAGAAGATACCTGAAAGTCTCAGTTAAGAAACAAAGATGTTGAGCAGTGGTGCATTCTGTGCAGCAGTGGATGTTTTATCCATTCAAGCAAAGCTCAAGCACATGTGGCAGGTAGTTGCTGGGATATCTTCTCCTTTTCATTCGATccataaatatttttcatttagaaatgtaaaaagtacCATAAAGCAAACTATTGACATTTATCAGTAACCAACAATCAGTGTTGTCACTGGTGACCAATGGTTCAAAGAAACAGACATGGAACATGTTCTTCACTATGAAAGGATACATATGCACTCccagctctcctcctccttctgccaCAGTTTCAATGATCTTTTTCATCACTTCAGCATGCCTGAAAGGAAAGGTTAGATCACTCTACTTTACTATACTTTAGCATTCactacacaacaaaacacaaacacttgttCATTTAGATGTCATGCATTACTGCATATGAACTGCTGACTGCAATATCTTAATATAGGACACAGATGAGTATAGCTGGGCAATATTTTCAACAAGTGAAGAAACCCAGTGCCTTCACACTACATTTAAATATCTCAGTCAGTATCAGTTAATAACATTCATATACATGTCCTAGAACCAATTTTAACGCTGGTAAAGTTGCACTTAAAACAGTCACATGAACAGTGTTTGCTTGTGATAACGTTCTTAAACTGCTCTTAAACATCATCtgcatcaaaagaaaaaaggtgcaTTTCCATTTGTCTTCCTCACCTGCATGGGTGGACAGAGCACATGGCTGGTGGAGGAAGGTGTGGGTGGTTCTCAATGGTCACTGTTTTCTTCACATGGTCCTGGCTGATGTCCTCATACATCTGTTCTACAGTCAGTGGCTGCCTGTCCTGGGAGACGTGACAACAGCTGGATGAGCTCACTGCTTTTAGTTTTCTGTCCCCGTCTGTTTCATTTAGTCTTTATTTTCCATATTTGTCAAGAATAACGGAATCGCGCCACATTATTTGTAACTTTAATCATCAAAATTCTGTATCTGTCCTAGTAATCAGTGTTACCCGACTCCTG is part of the Anabas testudineus chromosome 2, fAnaTes1.2, whole genome shotgun sequence genome and harbors:
- the slc19a2 gene encoding thiamine transporter 1; the encoded protein is MSVLYPTLLLCAYGFFSSLRPSEPFLTAYLMGPDKNLTETQVVNEIYPVWTYSYLALLFPIFLATDYLCYKPVLVLQATSLVVTYIMLLKAKGMLAMQLLEFFFGLATASEVAYYSYIYSVVDPAHYQRVTGYCRSITLFGSAAGSLTGQLLLSVAKVQLLYLVIITLASAAVAFVAPWFLPMPKRSLFFHRRQGAVEERRNSSTSLMEKADDPQSKLPLNSHDISTTSRSPETESGSGGLAEVLRILFDDFKQCYRCRPLLAWSLWWALATCGYFQIINYAQALWEKVRPSQDYEIYNGYVETLSTLLGALAALLVGYLPVRWTVWGELVLCVLSLLMAVCVFVMDILRDIWLCYSSYILFRTTYMLLITVATYQIAANLNMQRYALVFGVNTFVALLLWTLLTVVVVDSAGLGLDVFTQFLIYGGYFSLISVVFLLAGLWKLASGRRSNQDDLASNQAGSSDSPPISDST